In Nocardioides cavernae, a single genomic region encodes these proteins:
- a CDS encoding FAD-binding oxidoreductase: MTRSWWGWGEVEQEVTAAEVGTLVARASALLPDHDFTPHDPPEPASLDLPAPRIDVPPRLQAIASTEATDRLSHARGKAFRDVVRNLQGDVGPLPDVVVRPRDDDEVAAVLEWCSGEEVAVVPYGGGSSVVGGVEPRFDGPAVTLDLGRLDRVLEVDATSRAARVQGGVLGPHLEDQLRPHGLTLRHFPQSFEFSTLGGWLATRAGGHFATLHTRIDDLTESMRVVTPAGVTETRRLPGSGAGPSPDRLFLGSEGTLGVITEAWVRLQQRPRWRRTASVTFASYERAVDATRAIAQSGLHPSNCRLLDPAEAFLNAGASTSGGVLVLGFESADHPVDDALDRALAITAEHGGEATTHQQGDAAGAAASWRSSFIRMPYQRDAMARRSMVVETFETACTWDRFPSLHAAVTAAAQEAAERVCGAAVVTCRFTHVYPDGPAPYYGVYAPGRWGSLVEQWDEVKASVSRAIVDHGGTITHHHAVGRDHRPWYDEQRPDAFAAALAAAKSVLDPAGVLNPGVLLDAGRRGTLGA, from the coding sequence ATGACGCGTTCGTGGTGGGGCTGGGGCGAGGTCGAGCAGGAGGTCACGGCCGCGGAGGTCGGGACCCTGGTGGCCCGCGCCTCCGCCCTGCTCCCCGACCACGACTTCACCCCGCACGACCCGCCGGAGCCGGCCTCGCTCGACCTGCCCGCTCCCCGCATCGACGTCCCGCCGCGGCTGCAGGCGATCGCCTCCACCGAGGCCACCGACCGGCTCTCCCACGCCCGCGGCAAGGCCTTCCGCGACGTGGTGCGCAACCTCCAGGGCGACGTCGGGCCGCTCCCGGACGTCGTCGTCCGGCCCCGTGACGACGACGAGGTCGCGGCGGTCCTCGAGTGGTGCAGCGGGGAGGAGGTCGCCGTCGTGCCGTACGGCGGCGGCAGCTCGGTCGTCGGCGGCGTCGAGCCGCGCTTCGACGGCCCGGCGGTCACCCTCGACCTCGGGCGGCTCGACCGGGTCCTCGAGGTCGACGCGACCAGCCGCGCCGCCCGCGTGCAGGGCGGCGTCCTCGGACCGCACCTCGAGGACCAGCTCCGCCCCCACGGCCTGACCCTGCGGCACTTCCCGCAGTCCTTCGAGTTCTCGACGCTGGGTGGGTGGCTGGCGACGCGGGCGGGCGGTCACTTCGCCACCCTCCACACCCGCATCGACGACCTGACCGAGTCGATGCGGGTCGTCACCCCGGCCGGCGTCACGGAGACCCGGCGGCTGCCGGGCTCGGGCGCGGGCCCCTCGCCCGACCGCCTGTTCCTCGGCTCGGAGGGCACGCTCGGCGTGATCACCGAGGCCTGGGTCCGGCTCCAGCAGCGGCCGCGCTGGCGGCGTACCGCGTCGGTGACGTTCGCCTCCTACGAGCGAGCGGTCGACGCCACCCGCGCGATCGCCCAGTCCGGCCTGCACCCCAGCAACTGCCGGCTGCTCGACCCGGCGGAGGCCTTCCTCAACGCAGGCGCGTCGACCAGCGGCGGGGTGCTCGTGCTCGGCTTCGAGTCGGCCGACCACCCGGTCGACGACGCTCTCGACCGAGCCCTCGCGATCACCGCGGAGCACGGCGGCGAGGCGACCACCCACCAGCAGGGCGACGCCGCCGGTGCGGCCGCGAGCTGGCGCTCGTCGTTCATCAGGATGCCCTACCAGCGCGACGCGATGGCCCGGCGCTCGATGGTCGTCGAGACCTTCGAGACCGCGTGCACCTGGGACCGCTTCCCCTCGCTGCACGCCGCCGTCACCGCCGCCGCCCAGGAGGCGGCGGAGCGGGTGTGCGGCGCCGCGGTGGTCACCTGCCGGTTCACCCACGTCTACCCCGACGGCCCGGCGCCCTACTACGGCGTCTACGCCCCCGGCCGCTGGGGCTCGCTGGTCGAGCAGTGGGACGAGGTGAAGGCGAGCGTCTCGCGCGCGATCGTGGACCACGGCGGCACCATCACCCACCACCACGCGGTGGGCCGCGACCACCGACCCTGGTACGACGAGCAGCGGCCCGACGCGTTCGCCGCCGCCCTGGCCGCGGCGAAGTCCGTCCTCGACCCCGCCGGGGTGCTGAACCCGGGGGTGCTGCTCGACGCGGGTCGCCGTGGCACGCTTGGAGCATGA
- the uvrA gene encoding excinuclease ABC subunit UvrA, with amino-acid sequence MADQLIIRGAREHNLKDVSLDLPRDSLIVFTGLSGSGKSSLAFDTIFAEGQRRYVESLSAYARQFLGQMDKPDVDFIEGLSPAVSIDQKSTSKNPRSTVGTITEVYDYLRLLYARAGRAHCPTCGAPIERQTPQQIVDRVLALEEGRRFQVLAPVIRGRKGEYVELFRQLQQQGFSRARVDGQTHTLDDPPTLDKKLKHTIEVVVDRLAVKESSKRRLTDSVETALGLAGGLVVFDFVDLDAKDPGREMKFSEKMACPNDHTIDTDDLEPRSFSFNSPFGACTVCSGLGTRMEVDPELVVPDQGATLGEGAIAPWSGAHVADYFLRLVNALGEELGFDLNTPWDQLTPKARTSLLEGHKTKVHVVTKNRYGRQRAYYAAFEGVRPYVERRHREAESDTSRERFEGFMREVPCPACGGTRLKPVSVSVTLGARDQGGKNIAEVCALPINEAAHYLRTVDLSVRERQIGERVLKEIQERLQFLLDVGLDYLSLDRPSGSLSGGEAQRIRLATQIGAGLVGVLYVLDEPSIGLHQRDNQRLIETLVRLKELGNTLIVVEHDEETVRVADWVVDIGPGAGEHGGQVVHSGTVEDLLTHPDSMTGQYLSGRREIPIPPVRRPRTKGRELTVHGAREHNLRDVDVSFPLGVFTAVTGVSGSGKSTLVNDILYTSLAKQIYNARTVPGRHTKITGLEHVDKVIHVDQSPIGRTPRSNPATYTGVFDHVRRLFASTPEAKMRGYLQGRFSFNVKGGRCEACSGDGTIKIEMNFLPDVYVPCEVCHGARYNRETLEVHYKGKTIAEVLDMPIEEAAEFFAAVPAIARHMTTLEEVGLGYVRLGQPATTLSGGEAQRVKLASELQKRSTGRTVYVLDEPTTGLHFEDIRKLLGVLSSLVDKGNSVLVIEHNLDVIKTADWIIDMGPEGGSRGGMVVAEGTPEDVAAVPESHTGTFLAPILEGRGAQQPGAPRRQKVVAAKSAPASRTTKKAPAKKAASASASKTAKTAAKKAPARKAAAKKSS; translated from the coding sequence GTGGCCGACCAGCTCATCATCCGGGGCGCCCGGGAGCACAACCTCAAGGACGTCTCCCTCGACCTCCCGCGTGACTCGCTCATCGTCTTCACCGGGCTGTCCGGGTCGGGCAAGTCGAGCCTGGCGTTCGACACGATCTTCGCCGAGGGCCAGCGCCGCTACGTCGAGTCCCTCTCGGCCTACGCCCGCCAGTTCCTCGGGCAGATGGACAAGCCCGACGTCGACTTCATCGAGGGCCTGAGCCCGGCGGTCAGCATCGACCAGAAGTCGACCTCGAAGAACCCGCGCTCCACCGTCGGCACGATCACCGAGGTCTACGACTACCTCCGCCTGCTCTACGCCCGCGCGGGCCGCGCCCACTGTCCGACCTGCGGCGCCCCGATCGAGCGGCAGACCCCGCAGCAGATCGTCGACCGCGTCCTCGCGCTGGAGGAGGGTCGCCGCTTCCAGGTGCTGGCGCCGGTCATCCGGGGCCGCAAGGGCGAGTACGTCGAGCTCTTCCGCCAGCTCCAGCAGCAGGGCTTCAGCCGCGCGCGCGTCGACGGCCAGACGCACACGCTCGACGACCCGCCGACGCTCGACAAGAAGCTCAAGCACACGATCGAGGTCGTGGTCGACCGCCTCGCGGTCAAGGAGTCGTCCAAGCGGCGCCTCACCGACTCGGTCGAGACCGCGCTGGGCCTCGCCGGCGGGCTGGTGGTCTTCGACTTCGTCGACCTCGACGCCAAGGACCCCGGGCGCGAGATGAAGTTCTCGGAGAAGATGGCGTGCCCCAACGACCACACCATCGACACCGACGACCTCGAGCCCCGCTCGTTCTCCTTCAACTCGCCCTTCGGCGCGTGCACCGTCTGCTCGGGCCTCGGCACCCGGATGGAGGTCGACCCCGAGCTGGTCGTCCCGGACCAGGGGGCCACCCTCGGTGAGGGTGCCATCGCGCCGTGGAGCGGCGCCCACGTCGCCGACTACTTCCTCCGCCTGGTCAACGCGCTGGGCGAGGAGCTCGGCTTCGACCTCAACACGCCGTGGGACCAGCTGACGCCCAAGGCGCGCACCTCCCTGCTCGAGGGCCACAAGACCAAGGTCCACGTCGTCACCAAGAACCGCTACGGCCGCCAGCGCGCCTACTACGCGGCGTTCGAGGGCGTCCGCCCCTACGTCGAGCGCCGGCACCGCGAGGCCGAGTCCGACACGAGCCGCGAGCGGTTCGAGGGCTTCATGCGCGAGGTGCCGTGCCCGGCCTGCGGCGGCACCCGCCTCAAGCCGGTCTCGGTGTCGGTCACCCTGGGTGCCCGCGACCAGGGCGGCAAGAACATCGCCGAGGTCTGTGCGCTGCCGATCAACGAGGCCGCCCACTACCTCCGCACCGTCGACCTCTCCGTGCGCGAGCGCCAGATCGGCGAGCGGGTGCTCAAGGAGATCCAGGAGCGCCTGCAGTTCCTGCTCGACGTCGGGCTCGACTACCTCTCCCTCGACCGGCCGAGCGGCTCCCTCTCCGGCGGCGAGGCCCAGCGCATCCGCCTCGCGACCCAGATCGGCGCCGGCCTCGTCGGCGTCCTCTACGTCCTCGACGAGCCGTCGATCGGGCTCCACCAGCGCGACAACCAGCGCCTCATCGAGACGTTGGTGCGGCTCAAGGAGCTCGGCAACACCCTGATCGTGGTCGAGCACGACGAGGAGACCGTCCGCGTCGCCGACTGGGTCGTCGACATCGGGCCGGGCGCCGGTGAGCACGGCGGCCAGGTCGTCCACTCCGGCACGGTCGAGGACCTCCTCACCCACCCCGACTCGATGACCGGTCAATACCTCAGCGGTCGCCGCGAGATCCCCATCCCGCCGGTGCGCCGTCCGCGCACCAAGGGCCGCGAGCTCACCGTCCACGGAGCCCGTGAGCACAACCTGCGCGACGTCGACGTCAGCTTCCCGCTCGGCGTGTTCACCGCCGTCACCGGCGTCTCCGGCTCCGGCAAGTCGACGCTGGTCAACGACATCCTCTACACGTCGCTGGCCAAGCAGATCTACAACGCCCGCACGGTCCCCGGTCGCCACACCAAGATCACCGGCCTCGAGCACGTCGACAAGGTGATCCACGTCGACCAGTCGCCGATCGGTCGCACCCCGCGGTCCAACCCGGCCACCTACACCGGCGTCTTCGACCACGTCCGCCGGCTCTTCGCCTCCACGCCGGAGGCCAAGATGCGGGGCTACCTGCAGGGCCGCTTCTCGTTCAACGTCAAGGGCGGCCGCTGCGAGGCGTGCTCCGGCGACGGCACGATCAAGATCGAGATGAACTTCCTCCCGGACGTCTACGTCCCGTGCGAGGTGTGCCACGGCGCCCGCTACAACCGCGAGACGCTCGAGGTCCACTACAAGGGCAAGACCATCGCCGAGGTCCTCGACATGCCGATCGAGGAGGCCGCCGAGTTCTTCGCCGCGGTGCCCGCCATCGCGCGCCACATGACGACGCTGGAGGAGGTCGGGCTCGGCTACGTCCGCCTCGGCCAGCCGGCGACGACGCTCTCCGGCGGCGAGGCGCAGCGCGTCAAGCTCGCCAGCGAGCTGCAGAAGCGCTCCACCGGCCGCACGGTCTACGTCCTCGACGAGCCGACGACCGGTCTGCACTTCGAGGACATCCGCAAGCTGCTGGGCGTGCTGTCCAGCCTGGTCGACAAGGGCAACTCCGTCCTGGTGATCGAGCACAACCTCGACGTCATCAAGACGGCCGACTGGATCATCGACATGGGTCCCGAGGGCGGGTCCCGCGGCGGCATGGTCGTCGCCGAGGGCACGCCCGAGGACGTCGCGGCCGTCCCGGAGAGCCACACCGGCACGTTCCTCGCTCCCATCCTCGAGGGTCGTGGCGCTCAGCAGCCCGGCGCGCCGCGGCGCCAGAAGGTCGTGGCCGCGAAGTCGGCCCCGGCGTCGAGGACGACCAAGAAGGCGCCGGCGAAGAAGGCGGCCTCTGCTTCGGCCTCGAAGACGGCGAAGACGGCGGCGAAGAAGGCCCCGGCCCGGAAGGCTGCTGCGAAGAAGTCCTCGTGA
- the rapZ gene encoding RNase adapter RapZ, protein MEPTPGELVIVTGMTGAGRSTAAKELEDLGYFVVDNLPPTLVRDVVRLVDDSRGIHQPIAVVVDVRSGSFFDSLQANRHQPVTGRPTTLLFLEATEEVLVRRQEAARRPHPLQGGGRLLHGLQRERGVMADIRGDADVLLDTSNFNVHQLQDRIAELFGTAATTRLKVTVISFGFKYGIPVDADWVADMRFLPNPHWVPELRPQNGRDPEVSDYVLSQPGAGRFLEQYLPVLTTVAEGYLTEGKRFMQVAIGCTGGKHRSVAMTEAIAGLLRDSGYDVSTAHRDLGRE, encoded by the coding sequence GTGGAACCCACGCCCGGCGAGCTCGTGATCGTCACCGGCATGACCGGCGCCGGTCGCAGCACGGCAGCCAAGGAGCTCGAGGACCTCGGCTACTTCGTGGTCGACAACCTCCCGCCGACACTGGTGCGCGACGTCGTGCGCCTCGTCGACGACAGCCGCGGCATCCACCAGCCGATCGCGGTGGTGGTCGACGTCCGGTCGGGCTCGTTCTTCGACTCTCTGCAGGCCAACCGCCACCAACCTGTGACCGGCCGCCCCACGACCCTGCTGTTCCTCGAGGCGACCGAGGAGGTGCTGGTGCGCCGCCAGGAGGCCGCCCGTCGGCCGCACCCGCTCCAGGGTGGCGGACGCCTGCTGCACGGCCTGCAGCGCGAGCGCGGCGTGATGGCCGACATCCGCGGCGACGCCGACGTGCTGCTCGACACCTCCAACTTCAACGTCCACCAGCTCCAGGACCGGATCGCCGAGCTGTTCGGCACGGCCGCCACGACGCGGCTCAAGGTCACCGTCATCAGCTTCGGCTTCAAGTACGGCATCCCCGTCGACGCCGACTGGGTGGCCGACATGCGCTTCCTGCCCAACCCGCACTGGGTCCCCGAGCTGCGCCCGCAGAACGGTCGCGACCCCGAGGTGTCGGACTACGTGCTCTCCCAGCCCGGCGCGGGCCGGTTCCTGGAGCAGTACCTCCCCGTCCTCACGACGGTCGCGGAGGGCTACCTGACCGAGGGCAAGCGGTTCATGCAGGTCGCCATCGGCTGCACGGGCGGCAAGCACCGCAGCGTCGCGATGACCGAGGCGATCGCCGGGCTGCTCCGCGACTCCGGCTACGACGTCAGCACCGCCCACCGCGACCTCGGCAGGGAGTGA
- a CDS encoding maleylpyruvate isomerase N-terminal domain-containing protein: MIDVPRPDPDTIARADRALVRTVDALSDPQYAEPSQLPGWTRAHVVAHLTLNGEGLAGVLHGAHVGRPQPMYASPEARDADIEDLAAAAPDELRERFLAATGRFGEALGSMHEPDWEGRFERTPGGPDFALRNVVLMRVREVEIHHADLGAGYTADDWPADFRAILLESMTKRPYPAPFDVRPTDLDRTWHYGAAPDDGDGGPLVTVTWHYGAAPDDGDGGPLVTGTSAALGWWLTGRGTGEGLTTDSNDLPEVETW, translated from the coding sequence GTGATCGACGTCCCGAGACCTGACCCGGACACCATCGCCCGAGCCGATCGAGCGCTCGTCCGCACGGTCGACGCGCTCTCCGACCCCCAGTATGCCGAGCCGTCCCAACTCCCCGGCTGGACGCGCGCCCACGTCGTGGCCCACCTCACGCTCAACGGCGAGGGCCTGGCAGGCGTCCTGCACGGCGCGCACGTCGGCCGGCCGCAGCCCATGTACGCCTCGCCCGAGGCGCGCGACGCCGACATCGAGGACCTCGCCGCGGCTGCCCCCGACGAGCTGCGTGAGCGCTTCCTCGCGGCCACCGGCCGCTTCGGCGAGGCGCTCGGGTCGATGCACGAGCCCGACTGGGAGGGCCGGTTCGAGCGCACGCCCGGCGGGCCCGACTTCGCGCTGCGCAACGTCGTGCTGATGCGCGTGCGCGAGGTGGAGATCCACCACGCCGACCTCGGCGCCGGGTACACCGCCGACGACTGGCCGGCCGACTTCCGGGCGATCCTGCTGGAGTCGATGACCAAGCGCCCCTACCCCGCGCCCTTCGACGTACGACCGACCGACCTCGACCGCACCTGGCACTACGGCGCCGCGCCCGACGACGGTGACGGCGGGCCCCTCGTCACCGTCACCTGGCACTACGGCGCCGCGCCCGACGACGGTGACGGCGGGCCCCTCGTCACCGGTACGTCGGCCGCGCTGGGGTGGTGGCTGACCGGCCGCGGCACCGGCGAGGGCCTCACGACCGACTCGAACGACCTCCCGGAGGTGGAGACATGGTGA
- a CDS encoding Rieske (2Fe-2S) protein, with protein sequence MTAMNRRRALTGSAAIVVGVPVLAACGSDDEPTADPSSSPSPSPSDESPSSPSTDGTETPSAAAALATTSAVPVGGCLVNADAKVVVTQPTEGDFKAFSAVCTHQGCLVESSSDGEIPCPCHLSHFSLEDGSPLSGPASAPLAPVEITVDGDSITQA encoded by the coding sequence ATGACCGCCATGAACAGACGTCGCGCCCTGACCGGCTCCGCCGCCATCGTCGTCGGTGTCCCTGTCCTCGCCGCCTGCGGCTCCGACGACGAGCCGACGGCCGACCCGTCCTCCTCGCCCTCCCCGTCGCCGAGCGACGAGTCGCCCTCGTCGCCGAGCACCGACGGGACGGAGACCCCGAGCGCCGCGGCGGCGCTGGCCACCACCTCGGCCGTGCCCGTTGGCGGCTGCTTGGTCAACGCGGACGCGAAGGTCGTGGTCACCCAGCCGACCGAGGGCGACTTCAAGGCGTTCTCCGCCGTGTGCACGCACCAGGGCTGCCTCGTCGAGTCCAGCAGCGACGGCGAGATCCCGTGCCCGTGCCACCTCAGCCACTTCTCCCTGGAGGACGGGTCGCCGCTGTCGGGGCCGGCGTCGGCGCCCCTCGCGCCGGTCGAGATCACCGTCGACGGTGACTCGATCACGCAGGCCTGA
- a CDS encoding MBL fold metallo-hydrolase: MVNDYTGDVSPGGAPDVRTLGDLTVTKVAVDPKMSNNCYLLHCATTDEVVLIDAAAEPERLLELVGDRSLTSIVTTHQHWDHHRALAAVKAAHPAALVVAGGPDADAIEQQTGVRVDRRVDAGDKVAVGPCDLVVVPIAGHTPGSICLLLDDRAVAPTPHLFTGDSLFPGGVGATFGDADAFAQLVSEVETKIFGRLPDETWFYPGHGGDGRLGDERPHLAEWRERGW; this comes from the coding sequence ATGGTGAACGACTACACGGGCGACGTCTCGCCCGGCGGCGCCCCCGACGTCCGCACCCTCGGCGACCTCACCGTGACCAAGGTCGCGGTGGACCCGAAGATGTCCAACAACTGCTACCTGCTGCACTGCGCGACCACGGACGAGGTCGTGCTGATCGACGCCGCCGCGGAGCCGGAGCGGCTGCTCGAGCTGGTCGGCGACCGCTCGCTCACCTCGATCGTCACCACCCACCAGCACTGGGACCACCACCGCGCGCTGGCAGCGGTGAAGGCCGCCCACCCCGCTGCGCTCGTCGTCGCCGGAGGCCCCGACGCCGACGCCATCGAGCAGCAGACCGGGGTCCGGGTGGACCGCCGGGTGGACGCCGGGGACAAGGTGGCCGTCGGTCCCTGCGACCTGGTCGTCGTCCCGATCGCGGGGCACACGCCCGGGTCCATCTGCCTCCTTCTCGACGACCGGGCGGTCGCGCCCACCCCGCACCTCTTCACCGGCGACTCCCTCTTCCCCGGTGGCGTGGGCGCGACGTTCGGCGACGCCGACGCCTTCGCCCAGCTCGTCAGCGAGGTGGAGACCAAGATCTTCGGCCGGCTCCCGGACGAGACGTGGTTCTACCCCGGGCACGGCGGCGACGGCCGGCTCGGCGACGAGCGGCCGCACCTCGCGGAGTGGCGCGAACGCGGCTGGTGA
- the uvrC gene encoding excinuclease ABC subunit UvrC encodes MPSSYRPATGSIPTKPGVYRFRDAKGRVIYVGKAKSLRPRLSSYFQDIGNLHPRTATMVTTGASVEWTVVDTEVEALQLEYSWIKEFDPRFNVKYRDDKSYPWLAVTVGEEFPRVMVGRGAKRKGTRYFGPYSHAWAIRETVDLLLRVFPMRSCSNGVFKRSSQIGRPCLLGYIDKCAAPCVGNVTAEEHREIVDDFCDFMAGNTTAFTKRIEREMYAASEALDFEKAARLRDDLGALTKALEKQAVVLRDGTDADVIALVEDPLEVAVQIFYVRGGRIRGQRGWVADRTDEGGTPELVQDFLLQLYGGEDDSIPREVLVPALPPDADVMEQLLTERRGSKVAIRVPQRGDKRDLQQTVANNAAQALTLHKTKRASDLTTRNRALEEIQQSLGLDEVPLRIECYDVSNLQGTEVVASMVVFEDGLSRKSEYRRFVIRGVDGQNDVASMHEVITRRFRRLLDEQARSVEVQPAPRAASGRSSASQAPPDDAQRPLLVDPETGRPRKFAYAPSLVVVDGGPPQVAAAQQALAELGINDVPVCGLAKRLEEVWLPAEEDPVIMARTSEGLYLLQRIRDEAHRFAITHHRNRRSKSMVESTLDDVPGLGEVRRKTLLKHFGSLKKLREADVDQIALVPGIGPRTATAIKDAVANADATRKTAPKEPTINTATGEILED; translated from the coding sequence ATGCCGAGCTCCTATCGACCCGCGACCGGGTCGATCCCGACCAAGCCGGGGGTCTACCGCTTCCGCGACGCCAAGGGCCGCGTCATCTACGTCGGCAAGGCCAAGAGCCTGCGCCCGCGCCTGTCGTCGTACTTCCAGGACATCGGCAACCTCCACCCGCGCACGGCGACCATGGTCACCACCGGCGCGAGCGTGGAGTGGACCGTCGTCGACACCGAGGTCGAGGCCCTCCAGCTGGAGTACAGCTGGATCAAGGAGTTCGACCCGCGCTTCAACGTGAAGTACCGCGACGACAAGTCCTACCCCTGGCTGGCGGTGACCGTCGGCGAGGAGTTCCCCCGCGTGATGGTCGGCCGCGGCGCCAAGCGCAAGGGCACCCGCTACTTCGGCCCCTACAGCCACGCCTGGGCCATCCGCGAGACCGTCGACCTTCTGCTGCGCGTCTTCCCGATGCGCTCGTGCAGCAACGGCGTCTTCAAGCGCTCGTCCCAGATCGGTCGCCCCTGCCTGCTCGGCTACATCGACAAGTGCGCGGCCCCGTGCGTCGGCAACGTGACGGCCGAGGAGCACCGCGAGATCGTCGACGACTTCTGCGACTTCATGGCCGGCAACACGACCGCCTTCACCAAGCGCATCGAGCGGGAGATGTACGCCGCCTCCGAGGCGCTCGACTTCGAGAAGGCCGCCCGGCTCCGTGACGACCTCGGTGCGCTGACCAAGGCGCTGGAGAAGCAGGCCGTGGTGCTGCGCGACGGCACGGACGCCGACGTGATCGCGCTCGTCGAGGACCCGCTCGAGGTTGCCGTGCAGATCTTCTACGTGCGCGGCGGTCGCATCCGCGGCCAGCGCGGCTGGGTCGCCGACCGCACCGACGAGGGCGGCACCCCCGAGCTGGTGCAGGACTTCCTCCTCCAGCTCTACGGCGGCGAGGACGACTCGATCCCGCGCGAGGTGCTGGTGCCGGCCCTTCCGCCCGACGCCGACGTGATGGAGCAGCTCCTCACTGAGCGGCGGGGGAGCAAGGTCGCGATCCGCGTCCCGCAGCGCGGCGACAAGCGCGACCTGCAGCAGACGGTGGCCAACAACGCCGCCCAGGCCCTCACCCTCCACAAGACGAAGCGGGCCAGCGACCTCACCACCCGCAACCGTGCCCTCGAGGAGATCCAGCAGTCGCTGGGGCTCGACGAGGTGCCGCTGCGGATCGAGTGCTACGACGTCTCCAACCTCCAGGGCACCGAGGTCGTCGCCTCGATGGTCGTCTTCGAGGACGGCCTCTCCCGCAAGTCCGAGTACCGGCGCTTCGTGATCCGCGGGGTCGACGGCCAGAACGACGTCGCCTCGATGCACGAGGTGATCACCCGGCGGTTCCGGCGGCTGCTCGACGAGCAGGCGCGGAGTGTTGAGGTTCAACCGGCTCCTCGGGCGGCCTCAGGGCGTAGCTCGGCTTCGCAGGCTCCGCCGGACGACGCCCAGAGGCCCCTCCTCGTCGACCCGGAGACGGGTCGCCCCCGCAAGTTCGCCTACGCGCCCTCGCTGGTCGTCGTCGACGGCGGACCGCCGCAGGTGGCGGCGGCCCAGCAGGCGCTCGCCGAGCTCGGCATCAACGACGTACCCGTGTGCGGGCTGGCCAAGCGGCTCGAGGAGGTGTGGCTGCCGGCGGAGGAGGACCCGGTGATCATGGCCCGCACCAGCGAGGGCCTCTACCTCCTGCAGCGGATCCGCGACGAGGCCCACCGCTTCGCCATCACCCACCACCGCAACCGACGCTCCAAGTCGATGGTGGAGAGCACCCTCGACGACGTCCCGGGCCTCGGCGAGGTGCGTCGCAAGACCCTGCTCAAGCACTTCGGGTCGCTCAAGAAGCTGCGCGAGGCCGACGTCGACCAGATCGCCCTCGTCCCCGGCATCGGACCGCGCACGGCCACGGCCATCAAGGACGCCGTCGCCAACGCCGACGCGACCCGCAAGACTGCTCCCAAGGAGCCGACGATCAACACCGCCACCGGCGAGATCCTGGAGGACTGA
- the trxA gene encoding thioredoxin gives MSTRELTLADFEQTVSGEGIVLVDFWAAWCGPCRQFAPVFEKASEDNPDIVFGKVDTEAEQQLAQMAAITSIPTLMLFRDGILLFNQAGAMPPQALTGVIEQARELDMDAVRQEVAAAQEAAANGPQDEVGLDEFAAAHSQGAYVVDVREDAEVAGGRVPGAVHIPMNDVPTRVEELPTGVPVFVICQSGNRSRAVVDHLRAKGITAINVAGGTGGWAQRGWPLEA, from the coding sequence ATGAGCACGCGTGAGCTGACCCTGGCCGACTTCGAGCAGACCGTGAGCGGCGAGGGCATCGTCCTCGTCGACTTCTGGGCTGCGTGGTGCGGGCCGTGCCGCCAGTTCGCCCCCGTCTTCGAGAAGGCGTCCGAGGACAACCCCGACATCGTCTTCGGGAAGGTCGACACCGAGGCCGAGCAGCAGCTCGCCCAGATGGCCGCGATCACGTCCATCCCGACCCTCATGCTCTTCCGCGACGGCATCCTGCTCTTCAACCAGGCCGGCGCGATGCCGCCGCAGGCCCTCACCGGTGTGATCGAGCAGGCCCGCGAGCTCGACATGGACGCCGTACGCCAGGAGGTGGCCGCCGCGCAGGAGGCCGCCGCCAACGGTCCGCAGGACGAGGTCGGCCTCGACGAGTTCGCCGCCGCCCACAGCCAGGGCGCCTACGTCGTCGACGTCCGCGAGGACGCCGAGGTGGCCGGCGGCCGCGTCCCCGGTGCCGTGCACATCCCGATGAACGACGTCCCGACGCGGGTCGAGGAGCTGCCGACGGGCGTCCCGGTCTTCGTCATCTGCCAGTCCGGCAACCGCAGCCGCGCGGTCGTCGACCACCTGCGCGCGAAGGGCATCACGGCGATCAACGTCGCCGGCGGTACGGGCGGCTGGGCGCAGCGGGGCTGGCCGCTCGAGGCCTGA
- a CDS encoding cytochrome b/b6 domain-containing protein, with protein sequence MTTTGERRGYRASQKVLHWLTVLAVAAQLTVGYLLDLDGDCDPPGEDRSGGDTSDAEEDRLDRLEDQCEARADDYDLLGGGFDLAEVHLLLGLTVLALGVVRPLWRRVVGLPPWSEHLSAGQRRRVHWTERALLALLVVVPLSGIVLIATGDDAWLPLHVGAHVAFFVALAAHLSTNLRPVILRRML encoded by the coding sequence GTGACGACGACGGGGGAGAGGCGTGGCTACCGCGCCTCGCAGAAGGTCCTGCACTGGCTGACGGTGCTGGCCGTGGCCGCCCAGCTCACGGTCGGCTACCTCCTCGACCTCGACGGAGACTGCGACCCGCCCGGGGAGGACCGGAGTGGCGGCGACACCAGCGACGCCGAGGAGGACCGGCTCGATCGGCTCGAGGACCAGTGCGAGGCCCGCGCCGACGACTACGACCTGCTCGGAGGTGGGTTCGACCTCGCCGAGGTGCACCTGCTCCTCGGCCTCACCGTGCTGGCGCTCGGCGTGGTGCGACCGCTGTGGCGCAGGGTCGTCGGCCTGCCGCCGTGGTCCGAGCACCTCTCGGCCGGCCAGCGACGCCGGGTCCACTGGACCGAGCGCGCCCTGCTGGCGCTGCTCGTCGTCGTGCCGCTCAGCGGGATCGTGCTGATCGCCACCGGGGACGACGCCTGGCTGCCGCTGCACGTCGGCGCCCACGTCGCGTTCTTCGTGGCGCTCGCGGCGCACCTGTCGACCAACCTGCGGCCGGTCATCCTGCGCCGGATGCTCTGA